The following are encoded in a window of Artemia franciscana chromosome 5, ASM3288406v1, whole genome shotgun sequence genomic DNA:
- the LOC136027121 gene encoding protein YIPF5-like, which translates to MDKCDNQFYQQELVGEPNQSVYVDQCSYSLDFQSFDYDQANTVNGIYPKRNIQFRPTSLPESKIQDFEDEPPLLKELGINPDHIVQITLGVLNPFKQTDPKILQDTDLAGPLLFGFLFGACLLLLGKLYFSYVYGIGAFGCLGMYCLLNLMKNTGPSLGATISVLGYCLLPMVGLAAMGIVLPLKGLIGFILTGLCVFWCAISSSKLFVTALGMEKQQTLVAYPCALLYGIFGLLVVF; encoded by the coding sequence ATGGATAAGTGTGATAATCAATTTTACCAACAAGAACTAGTGGGAGAACCTAATCAGTCAGTTTATGTTGACCAATGTTCCTATTCATTggattttcaaagttttgactaTGATCAAGCAAACACCGTTAATGGTATATACCCAAAACGAAATATTCAGTTTCGACCGACTTCTCTACCTGAATCTAAAATACAAGACTTTGAAGATGAGCCACCCTTGCTTAAAGAACTAGGAATTAATCCAGATCACATTGTTCAGATAACCCTTGGTGTTTTAAATCCATTCAAACAAACCGATCCTAAGATATTACAAGATACAGATTTAGCTGGTCCTCTACTATTTGGTTTTCTCTTTGGAGCTTGCTTGTTATTGTTAGGAAAACTTTACTTTAGTTATGTTTATGGTATAGGAGCGTTTGGTTGTTTGGGAATGTATTGCCTCTTGAACCTAATGAAAAACACTGGACCGTCCCTTGGTGCAACAATTTCAGTCCTAGGATATTGTCTTTTGCCAATGGTTGGACTGGCTGCCATGGGTATAGTGTTGCCATTGAAAGGATTGATTGGTTTCATTTTAACTGGACTGTGTGTTTTTTGGTGTGCTATTTCGTCATCAAAACTTTTTGTTACTGCTCTTGGTATGGAGAAGCAGCAAACCTTGGTGGCTTATCCGTGTGCATTGCTCTATGGTATTTTTGGacttcttgttgttttttga